In Primulina eburnea isolate SZY01 chromosome 3, ASM2296580v1, whole genome shotgun sequence, one DNA window encodes the following:
- the LOC140826397 gene encoding uncharacterized protein isoform X2 has protein sequence MAITSDFRFWEDRASIHRQSSGFSSGDYVEFRVQNHHDQDQFSAINSPPLWTKVPKNISTLDQAKSPFLPHDHHYSSCLSPTSRLRAILDGKRELMEMIKDLPESSFELSLKDIIEDHGEVKEVVLVEEKKTDHYKIGKRIIQRNDNKKKNKSSKMYRAESMESGGFLLKMFLPASLTSSKKRSDSRKWSINNGPQPAPEGSDKSQISTKWWKIMFIFLRDYKKRRNIRRNSSEMGSFKDRLVGGTDMSCQWLSCTHMKRRSSGQRVYLF, from the exons ATGGCAATCACAAGTGATTTCAGGTTCTGGGAAGACAGAGCATCGATTCATCGACAAAGTTCTGGCTTTTCGAGTGGCGACTATGTCGAATTTCGGGTTCAAAATCACCATGATCAAGACCAATTCAGTGCCATAAATTCTCCACCATTATGGACAAAAGTTCCCAAGAATATTTCAACTCTTGATCAAGCTAAATCTCCATTCCTGCCTCACGACCACCACTACAGCAGCTGTTTATCGCCGACTTCCCGTTTGCGAGCAATCTTGGATGGTAAAAGAGAGCTCATGGAGATGATCAAAGACTTGCCAGAATCGTCCTTCGAGCTCTCGTTGAAAGATATCATTGAAGATCATGGAGAAGTGAAGGAAGTGGTATTGGTAGAGGAGAAGAAAACAGATCATTATAAAATCGGAAAAAGAATCATCCAACGGAATGATAATAAGAAGAAGAACAAAAGCAGTAAAATGTACAGAGCCGAGAGCATGGAGAGTGGGGGTTTCTTGCTGAAAATGTTCCTGCCTGCATCTTTGACCAGTTCCAAGAAGAGATCAGATTCAAGAAAATGGTCCATCAATAATGGCCCGCAGCCGGCTCCCGAGGGATCTGATAAATCACAAATTAGTACAAAATGGTGGAAGATTATGTTTATATTCCTACGAGATTACAAGAAGAGAAGAAATATCCGCAGAAACTCTAGTGAGATGGGTAGCTTTAAAGACAG ATTGGTTGGTGGTACCGACATGTCTTGCCAATGGTTGTCGTGCACTCATATGAAACGCAGATCAAGCGGACAAAGAGTCTATCTATTCTGA